In a single window of the Elaeis guineensis isolate ETL-2024a chromosome 8, EG11, whole genome shotgun sequence genome:
- the LOC105050385 gene encoding transcription factor bHLH146 has product MEDMQRSNRGRVYSLKPNATIYTGFAHKYVSHLLPALTKATNIFSCGGNKDENMEKMVRFEVDMALVLSASGFKWSHALKHKLEQRVSSNQLLHQFAPYQSSILRVNKHKTLVDHLRTPLSIPKPLVPTKANGPKRTCRRRSYNKKTRGEKEFGCRIRILRRILPGGNEMGLCELLSEVESYVICLQLQVNVLKSLVETL; this is encoded by the coding sequence ATGGAGGACATGCAGAGAAGCAACCGAGGCCGGGTCTACTCTCTCAAACCAAATGCCACAATATACACTGGCTTTGCGCATAAATATGTGAGTCATCTCTTGCCAGCTCTTACTAAAGCCACTAACATTTTCTCTTGCGGTGGAAATAAAGATGAGAACATGGAAAAGATGGTGAGATTCGAAGTGGACATGGCACTAGTGCTTTCTGCCAGTGGTTTCAAATGGAGCCATGCCTTGAAACACAAGCTCGAGCAACGCGTGAGCTCAAATCAACTTCTTCATCAGTTCGCACCATACCAATCAAGCATCTTGCGAGTGAACAAACACAAAACGCTGGTCGACCATCTTCGAACACCCCTCTCCATTCCTAAACCTCTAGTTCCCACGAAGGCAAATGGGCCAAAGAGAACATGCCGGCGGAGGAGTTACAATAAGAAGACTAGAGGAGAGAAGGAATTTGGTTGCCGCATTAGGATTCTGAGGAGGATTTTGCCTGGTGGCAATGAGATGGGTCTGTGCGAGTTGCTCTCTGAAGTGGAGAGCTATGTAATTTGCCTACAGTTGCAGGTGAACGTCCTCAAGTCTCTTGTTGAGACCCTTTGA